A window of Microcystis aeruginosa FD4 contains these coding sequences:
- the der gene encoding ribosome biogenesis GTPase Der, translating to MKLPVVAIIGRPNVGKSTLVNRIAGDQQAIVFDQPGITRDRTYQPAFWCDRDFQIVDTGGLVFNDDSEFLPLIREQALIALAEASVAIFVVDGQAGITAGDREIAAWLRQQNVPILLAVNKCESVEQGILQATEFWELAIGEPFPISAIHGSGTGELLDAVIKYLPPAAEIPENEEIKVAIIGRPNVGKSSLLNALTGQQRAIVSPISGTTRDSIDTLIEREGQVYRLIDTAGIRRKKNVDYGAEFFSINRAFKAIRRSDVVLFVIDVLDGVTEQDLKLAGRIIEEGRAVVLVVNKWDAVEKDTYTINTYTKMLQDRLYFMDWAEMIFVSAMTGQRVTKILELVDIAAESHRRRVSTSVINDVIEDAVKWHNPPTTRGGKQGKLYYGTQVSSQPPTIALFVNDPQRFNDNYRRYIEGQFRQQLGFKGTPIRLIWRGKPAREVEKTVNRATKV from the coding sequence ATGAAACTGCCTGTCGTCGCTATTATCGGTCGTCCCAATGTGGGCAAATCCACCCTCGTCAATCGTATCGCTGGAGATCAACAGGCGATCGTGTTCGATCAACCCGGGATTACCAGAGATCGCACCTATCAACCAGCTTTCTGGTGCGATCGAGATTTTCAAATTGTCGATACAGGAGGGCTAGTTTTTAACGATGACAGCGAATTTCTCCCTTTAATCCGCGAACAGGCTTTAATCGCCCTAGCAGAGGCAAGTGTGGCGATTTTTGTCGTCGATGGCCAGGCAGGAATTACCGCCGGCGATCGAGAAATTGCCGCTTGGTTACGACAGCAAAATGTCCCGATACTTTTGGCCGTCAATAAATGTGAATCGGTGGAACAGGGTATCCTGCAAGCGACGGAATTCTGGGAATTAGCCATCGGTGAACCCTTCCCCATCTCGGCCATTCACGGCTCTGGTACAGGAGAACTACTCGATGCGGTGATTAAATATTTGCCACCCGCGGCGGAAATTCCCGAAAATGAAGAGATTAAAGTGGCAATTATCGGTCGTCCTAACGTGGGTAAATCCAGTCTCCTCAATGCTTTAACTGGACAACAACGGGCGATCGTTAGTCCGATTTCGGGAACCACCAGAGACTCGATCGATACTTTAATTGAACGAGAAGGACAGGTTTATCGGTTAATTGACACCGCTGGCATTCGCCGTAAGAAGAATGTGGACTATGGAGCCGAATTTTTCAGTATTAACCGTGCTTTTAAGGCAATTCGCCGGTCTGACGTGGTGCTATTCGTCATCGATGTGCTAGATGGTGTCACCGAACAGGATTTAAAATTGGCGGGACGAATCATTGAAGAAGGGCGCGCGGTGGTGCTAGTAGTCAATAAATGGGATGCGGTGGAGAAAGACACCTACACCATCAATACTTACACCAAAATGCTCCAAGATCGGCTGTATTTCATGGATTGGGCAGAAATGATCTTTGTCAGCGCCATGACGGGGCAAAGAGTCACCAAAATCCTCGAATTAGTCGATATTGCCGCCGAATCTCACCGTCGTCGCGTCAGTACCTCGGTAATCAACGACGTGATCGAAGATGCGGTTAAATGGCACAATCCCCCCACCACCAGGGGCGGAAAACAGGGGAAACTATACTATGGCACACAAGTATCGAGTCAACCCCCCACGATCGCCCTTTTCGTTAACGATCCCCAGCGCTTTAATGATAACTATCGCCGTTACATCGAAGGGCAATTCCGGCAACAGTTAGGCTTTAAAGGAACCCCGATCCGCTTAATCTGGCGCGGCAAACCGGCGCGAGAAGTGGAAAAAACGGTTAATAGAGCCACCAAGGTCTAA
- the lnt gene encoding apolipoprotein N-acyltransferase, with the protein MVRFLWAILAGVGMGLTVAPVSWWLLAWISLVPLWIIVRLGEKSLKKQLLYGFGWGFAYHGLALFWITGIHPMTWMGVPWLASLLIALFCWLFITFWGTAIVLTWTLVMFYVNKSVNQSSFRDALLRVFIGTALWCGLESLWSQSPLWWTTLAYSQSPHNLLILQLGKLSGFTTVTAAIVAINGLIAESLLLIRQSRQNLAFLSLPLLICLSLHLWGWNVYHKPLEKSRDLGIKIGVIQGNIPNTIKLSPLGFQKALEGYTSGYQILADRGVDAVLTPETALPYYWENLVNNSSIYSAILAKKTPIWLGAFGKVDKGYSNSLLSIDGEGRVISRYDKVILVPLGEYVPFQEILGGIVDRLSPLQAHLIPGDPAQIIDSPFGQIIVGICYESAFSEHFRRQTARGGEFIITASNNAHYSHAMPAQHHAQDTMRAIETDRWMARATNTGYSAFVDPHGNHLWLSDLDRYQIHSETIYRRDTRTLYVRWGDWLTKVLIITAGLAWLWRAWD; encoded by the coding sequence ATGGTGCGTTTTCTCTGGGCAATTTTGGCCGGTGTGGGGATGGGGTTAACAGTAGCGCCGGTTTCTTGGTGGTTACTCGCTTGGATTTCTCTAGTCCCCCTGTGGATTATTGTGAGATTAGGGGAAAAATCCCTAAAAAAACAGCTTTTATACGGTTTTGGCTGGGGTTTTGCCTACCATGGTCTGGCTTTATTCTGGATCACGGGAATTCACCCGATGACGTGGATGGGTGTCCCCTGGTTAGCTAGTTTGTTAATTGCCCTGTTTTGTTGGTTGTTTATCACTTTTTGGGGAACGGCGATCGTGCTAACTTGGACGTTAGTTATGTTTTATGTCAACAAAAGTGTTAATCAGTCATCTTTTAGGGATGCTCTCCTACGGGTTTTCATCGGTACTGCTCTCTGGTGTGGGTTAGAATCTCTCTGGAGTCAATCCCCCCTCTGGTGGACTACCCTTGCTTATAGTCAAAGTCCCCATAATTTATTGATTCTGCAATTGGGCAAATTATCGGGTTTTACGACGGTAACGGCGGCAATTGTGGCAATTAACGGTTTAATCGCCGAAAGCTTGCTCCTAATCCGTCAATCGCGGCAAAATCTCGCTTTTCTCTCTTTACCCCTCCTCATTTGTTTGAGTCTGCATCTCTGGGGATGGAATGTTTACCATAAACCGCTCGAAAAGTCAAGGGATTTAGGGATAAAAATTGGCGTAATTCAGGGCAATATTCCCAACACGATCAAACTTTCACCCCTAGGATTTCAAAAGGCACTCGAAGGTTACACCTCTGGTTATCAAATTCTCGCCGATCGAGGAGTAGATGCCGTCTTAACTCCTGAAACCGCCTTACCCTACTATTGGGAGAACTTAGTCAATAATAGCTCGATTTATTCGGCAATTTTAGCCAAAAAAACGCCGATCTGGTTGGGTGCATTTGGCAAGGTGGACAAGGGTTATAGCAATAGTCTCTTGAGCATTGATGGCGAGGGACGGGTGATTAGTCGGTATGATAAAGTAATTCTCGTGCCTTTAGGCGAATACGTTCCTTTTCAGGAAATTTTGGGCGGAATTGTTGATCGCCTTTCTCCCTTGCAAGCGCACTTAATCCCGGGAGATCCCGCTCAAATTATTGACAGCCCTTTCGGTCAAATCATTGTGGGCATTTGTTATGAATCGGCTTTTTCCGAACATTTTCGCCGTCAAACTGCTAGAGGCGGCGAATTTATTATTACTGCTTCTAATAACGCCCATTATAGCCACGCCATGCCCGCTCAACACCATGCTCAGGATACCATGCGAGCGATCGAAACCGATCGATGGATGGCCCGGGCCACCAATACAGGTTATTCTGCTTTTGTCGATCCCCACGGTAATCACCTTTGGTTATCGGATTTGGATAGATATCAAATCCATAGCGAAACAATTTATCGACGGGATACGAGAACTTTATATGTGCGCTGGGGAGATTGGTTAACTAAAGTTTTAATCATTACTGCCGGACTAGCTTGGCTTTGGAGAGCTTGGGATTAA
- a CDS encoding glyoxalase-like domain protein has translation MLINHLFFGAFLPLDTLLSTQGIMVMLLAAYALAMWMFLTSAPKVHTIMVTDLETARQFYEGLLNLPTADVPLHYYYNYEQTMGNNMIDPFYLSSNPAVTTANPSLGDQPQGLWYQLKKNTQLHIVAGATTGYKDRHRHVCFDHDCLEQILMRVESRRLKYKVRRNKPLNFLVKDNADRVIEMAEVSN, from the coding sequence GTGTTGATAAATCATCTTTTCTTCGGCGCTTTCCTACCCCTTGATACTCTCCTGTCCACCCAGGGGATTATGGTTATGCTTCTGGCCGCTTATGCCTTAGCCATGTGGATGTTTCTAACTAGCGCCCCAAAAGTTCATACAATCATGGTGACAGATTTGGAGACAGCCCGACAATTTTATGAAGGACTTTTAAATTTACCCACGGCCGATGTTCCCCTCCATTACTATTACAATTATGAGCAGACGATGGGCAATAATATGATTGACCCATTTTATCTGTCTAGTAATCCGGCTGTGACTACTGCCAACCCTTCTTTGGGAGATCAACCCCAGGGTTTATGGTATCAGTTAAAGAAAAATACCCAACTGCACATCGTTGCTGGGGCAACCACGGGTTATAAGGATCGTCATCGTCACGTTTGTTTTGATCACGATTGTTTAGAACAAATTCTGATGCGGGTGGAATCACGACGCTTAAAGTATAAAGTTCGTCGCAATAAACCTTTAAATTTTTTGGTCAAAGATAATGCTGATCGCGTGATTGAAATGGCCGAAGTCTCGAATTAG
- the hpsP gene encoding hormogonium polysaccharide biosynthesis glycosyltransferase HpsP: MKILQIVPSISLVYGGPSQMVLGLSAALAQLGQEVTIITTDSNGDTGQAPLDVPLGVPVSQNGYQIYYFPCSPFRRYKFSLDLFTWLANRAKDYDIAHIHALFSPVSSISAFIARYRQLPYILRPLGTLDPADLQKKRQLKQIYANFLEKTNLAAAAAVHFTSQQECQTAERFNIKTKDIVIPLGVDFFNPQALSVGFDLPQNKPIILYMSRLDPKKGLDLLLPSLERLLEKGLDFHFVLAGGNPQDRDYENRIKNQIERSILGKNTTITGFVTGEVKNSLLARADLFVLPSYYENFGIAVAEAMAAGIPVVISDRVDLHPAVAAAAAGWVTACQLEDLTNTLATAITNPEIRQQRGKNAKDLVFNQYSWSAIADQLLTVYQNLVCNIDRPLLDRSHRRIKI, encoded by the coding sequence ATGAAAATTCTTCAGATTGTTCCTTCGATTTCCCTTGTTTACGGTGGCCCCAGTCAAATGGTACTCGGTTTGTCAGCGGCCTTGGCCCAACTGGGCCAAGAGGTGACTATTATTACCACCGATTCCAATGGTGACACGGGACAAGCACCCCTAGATGTGCCTTTGGGGGTCCCTGTTAGTCAAAATGGCTATCAAATCTATTATTTTCCCTGTTCTCCCTTTCGGCGCTATAAATTTTCCCTTGATCTGTTTACTTGGTTGGCTAATAGGGCAAAAGATTACGATATCGCTCATATTCACGCTTTATTCTCCCCAGTGAGCAGTATATCGGCTTTTATCGCTCGTTATCGTCAACTGCCCTATATTCTCCGTCCCCTAGGCACCCTCGATCCGGCAGATTTGCAAAAAAAACGGCAACTTAAACAAATATATGCCAATTTTCTGGAAAAAACCAATTTAGCGGCGGCGGCGGCAGTTCATTTTACCAGTCAGCAGGAGTGTCAAACTGCCGAAAGATTTAATATAAAAACTAAGGATATTGTCATCCCCCTAGGGGTAGATTTTTTTAACCCACAAGCTTTATCGGTGGGTTTTGATCTTCCCCAAAATAAACCGATCATCCTCTATATGTCCCGTCTTGACCCGAAAAAAGGTCTAGATCTACTGCTGCCTAGTTTAGAAAGGTTGTTAGAAAAGGGACTAGATTTTCATTTTGTCCTAGCAGGAGGTAATCCCCAGGACCGAGACTACGAAAATCGGATTAAAAATCAGATCGAGCGGTCAATATTGGGCAAAAATACGACAATTACCGGATTTGTCACCGGAGAAGTCAAAAATAGCCTCCTCGCTAGGGCCGATTTATTTGTTTTACCTTCCTACTATGAAAATTTTGGCATCGCAGTCGCAGAAGCTATGGCTGCCGGAATTCCTGTGGTGATCTCGGATCGGGTGGATCTGCATCCTGCGGTGGCAGCAGCGGCCGCAGGATGGGTGACAGCTTGTCAGCTTGAGGATTTAACTAATACTTTGGCAACGGCTATCACTAATCCTGAAATTCGCCAACAAAGGGGGAAAAATGCCAAGGATTTAGTCTTCAATCAATATAGTTGGTCGGCGATCGCTGACCAACTGTTAACCGTCTATCAAAATCTCGTCTGCAATATCGATCGTCCCCTACTCGATCGAAGTCACAGACGGATTAAAATTTAA
- a CDS encoding GAF domain-containing protein, with amino-acid sequence MDNFNPKLTTLALVLNVEENLEDIFRKIASMSAHQLRARHCSIMLSSPEELKGEITDYLEVFAHYDELSPLAEQEIIKLDQGIASTVATTGKPLLIKDITRSPFASAARYAKRSNNNSFISVPIILNEQVIGVINLSFPLDKKHFEPLDLEILQLFAQQAAQSLQIFHLQGMLKSRFVAMAVTREIAEIQSEHSIAVHPYPPKLAKIVAKAFFKELTQAGFGTHQVIEIANEVLNLLQKTLNKHKNRLEGKD; translated from the coding sequence ATGGATAATTTTAACCCCAAATTGACTACTCTGGCTCTTGTCTTGAATGTTGAGGAAAATCTCGAAGATATTTTTCGGAAAATAGCTAGTATGAGCGCTCATCAATTGCGAGCGCGGCACTGTTCAATTATGTTAAGCTCTCCAGAGGAATTAAAAGGGGAAATTACCGATTATCTAGAAGTTTTTGCCCATTACGATGAGCTATCACCTTTAGCCGAACAAGAAATAATTAAACTTGATCAAGGTATTGCCAGCACTGTAGCGACTACAGGAAAACCTTTACTAATTAAGGATATCACTCGATCGCCATTTGCCAGCGCAGCCCGTTATGCCAAAAGATCAAATAATAATAGTTTTATCTCCGTACCGATTATCCTAAACGAGCAGGTAATTGGAGTAATTAATCTCAGTTTTCCCCTAGACAAAAAACATTTTGAACCATTAGATTTAGAAATCTTGCAGTTATTCGCTCAACAGGCTGCCCAATCCCTGCAAATTTTTCATTTGCAAGGGATGTTAAAATCTCGTTTTGTGGCTATGGCAGTGACTAGAGAAATAGCAGAAATTCAGTCCGAACATTCGATCGCTGTCCATCCCTATCCCCCGAAATTAGCCAAAATTGTCGCGAAGGCTTTTTTTAAAGAATTAACTCAGGCCGGTTTTGGAACCCATCAAGTTATTGAGATTGCTAATGAGGTTTTGAATTTACTACAAAAGACTCTCAATAAACATAAAAATCGTCTGGAAGGAAAAGATTGA
- a CDS encoding energy-coupling factor transporter transmembrane component T family protein, with protein MDLLRSLPIGLYLDQPITRLHQLDARVKFIWLMAFLAAPLLANAWWRLALVGLLMLLTLLAPIPPRVWRQQMGWLIFLAIIVFLITAITPDGLGVSIQPRLPDEGLNLPPASDYQYVLWDRGRLFVTRRSLELAVRISTLIFTLIYSTNLFLLTTAPEEITEGLENLISPLRRFNVPVTEISLTLTLSLRFIPLVLEEVQNLARAVRTRAIDWQKLGIKRSLNVWLTVVEKLLDNLLLRAEQIAIAMEVRGFTSPNQHQVRWHQLQLRWPDFIALFLLIPFWAARLVWGGL; from the coding sequence ATGGATTTATTGCGAAGTTTGCCCATCGGTCTTTATCTCGATCAACCGATTACCCGACTACATCAACTAGATGCCCGGGTAAAATTTATCTGGTTAATGGCTTTTTTAGCAGCACCTTTATTAGCTAATGCTTGGTGGCGTTTAGCTTTGGTGGGATTGTTAATGTTGTTAACCCTGCTGGCACCTATTCCCCCCCGCGTCTGGCGGCAACAGATGGGCTGGCTGATATTTTTGGCGATTATCGTCTTTCTGATTACTGCTATCACTCCCGATGGTTTAGGGGTGAGTATTCAGCCGCGTTTACCCGATGAAGGGCTGAATTTACCGCCAGCAAGTGATTATCAGTATGTTTTATGGGATAGAGGCCGTTTATTTGTTACCCGACGTTCTTTGGAATTAGCAGTGAGAATTAGTACCCTAATTTTTACTTTAATTTATAGCACTAATCTCTTTTTGTTGACGACGGCCCCAGAAGAAATTACCGAAGGTTTAGAGAATTTAATCAGTCCTTTACGGCGATTTAATGTGCCGGTGACGGAAATTTCTCTGACTCTGACCCTGTCTTTGCGCTTTATTCCTCTGGTTTTAGAAGAAGTGCAAAATCTAGCTAGGGCAGTGCGAACTAGGGCGATCGATTGGCAAAAATTAGGGATTAAAAGAAGTTTAAACGTCTGGTTAACAGTAGTGGAAAAATTACTAGATAATTTGCTTTTGCGCGCCGAACAAATAGCGATCGCTATGGAGGTTCGCGGTTTTACCAGTCCCAATCAGCATCAGGTACGCTGGCACCAATTACAGTTAAGATGGCCTGATTTTATTGCTTTATTTTTGTTGATTCCCTTTTGGGCAGCCCGATTAGTTTGGGGTGGTTTATAG
- a CDS encoding DUF3318 domain-containing protein: MNQDNEISHLLDLMPASGRMMTRIVSKPESSKVIETNFPLPWQRGVRPIPINFDLWRQLSRPQRDLVLLRAVCVLTAVKWFKPDLDRVIALAGMIGLTVETLQTDAVGMAVAGGLTALAINRIWREKRSPQRELDADEAALKVAVRRGYTETEAAKSLLSAIETIAEIEGRSSLNFNELLRCQNLKKLANLSFVGVPDQVRQS, translated from the coding sequence ATGAACCAAGACAACGAGATTAGTCATTTACTAGACCTCATGCCTGCTTCGGGACGGATGATGACGCGCATTGTCAGCAAACCCGAAAGCAGCAAGGTAATCGAAACTAATTTTCCCCTGCCCTGGCAAAGAGGAGTCAGACCGATTCCAATTAATTTTGACCTCTGGCGGCAATTATCAAGACCCCAACGGGATTTAGTCTTGTTAAGGGCCGTCTGTGTTTTAACGGCAGTAAAATGGTTTAAACCCGATCTCGATCGAGTAATTGCCCTAGCTGGTATGATCGGTTTAACCGTGGAAACCCTGCAAACCGATGCCGTCGGTATGGCAGTAGCAGGGGGTTTAACTGCCTTGGCAATTAACCGGATTTGGCGAGAAAAACGCAGCCCCCAACGGGAATTAGACGCGGATGAAGCAGCCCTAAAAGTGGCCGTTAGACGCGGTTACACGGAAACCGAGGCCGCTAAAAGTTTATTATCGGCGATTGAGACTATAGCCGAAATTGAAGGGCGATCGAGTCTCAATTTTAACGAGTTATTGCGCTGTCAAAATCTAAAAAAATTAGCCAATCTCTCCTTTGTTGGTGTTCCCGATCAGGTGAGACAATCTTAA
- the recQ gene encoding DNA helicase RecQ has product MAAIDSLEKVLKYHFGYDQFRPNQRQIIEAALNNQDLLVIMPTGGGKSLCFQLPALIKKGVTVVVSPLIALMQDQVTALADNGIGATFLNSTLNAKQVRDRESLILQGKIKLLYVAPERLLSPSFLDFLAVIDNYLGLACLAVDEAHCVSDWGHDFRPEYRQIKQVRQRFPSAPILALTATATQQVREDIIQQLGLRDTSIHIASFNRPNLYYEVQPKTSKSYQQLYQYIKGQKGAGIVYCISRKTVDKVAEQLQKDGIDALPYHAGMEDRERSQNQTRFIRDDVQIMVATIAFGMGINKPDVRFVVHYDLPRNLEGYYQESGRAGRDGEPAKCTLFFSFADARKIEYFINQKTEQNEQQKARQQLRQVLDYAEGTECRRSSVLGYFGESFAGNCGNCDNCRNGTNNQDWTIEAQKFLSCVARTGQKFGMMHIINVLRGGKGERITQYQHHLLSTYGIGKDKTLGEWKRLSRSLVQQNLLVETEDDFRILKLNQHSWEVMRKERSVFIAVPQKANGPILGDDNPNTVESDLLFERLRQLRKKIADSQGVPPYVIFHDSSLRLMAQSKPRSLGQFRQISGVVQSKVQQYGDIFIAAINDFCQDSLPSTQFLTLQYYQDGLTVEEIARKRSLKVSTIYEHLAKLLEAGYEIDINQLVSKNKQEYIRLAIKKVGDQSLKTLKENLGDNYSYEEIKLVVAWQRRL; this is encoded by the coding sequence ATGGCTGCAATTGACTCTTTAGAAAAAGTCTTAAAATATCACTTTGGCTACGATCAATTTCGACCGAATCAACGCCAAATAATTGAGGCTGCTTTAAATAATCAGGATTTATTAGTAATTATGCCCACCGGAGGCGGTAAATCTCTCTGTTTTCAGCTACCTGCTTTAATCAAAAAAGGGGTGACGGTGGTGGTTTCTCCCCTAATTGCTTTAATGCAGGATCAAGTAACTGCTTTAGCTGATAATGGCATCGGGGCAACATTTCTCAATAGCACTTTAAACGCTAAACAAGTCAGAGACAGAGAATCTTTAATCCTACAAGGAAAAATTAAACTGTTATATGTGGCTCCAGAAAGATTATTATCGCCTAGTTTTTTAGATTTTTTAGCTGTTATTGATAATTACCTCGGTTTAGCCTGTTTAGCGGTGGATGAAGCTCACTGTGTCTCCGATTGGGGTCATGATTTTCGCCCTGAATATCGACAAATTAAACAAGTCCGTCAACGCTTTCCCTCCGCACCAATTCTCGCTTTAACTGCCACCGCTACCCAACAGGTTAGGGAAGATATTATCCAACAATTAGGATTGCGAGATACTTCCATTCATATTGCTAGTTTTAATCGTCCTAATCTTTATTATGAAGTTCAACCTAAAACCAGTAAATCTTATCAGCAATTGTATCAATATATTAAAGGACAAAAAGGAGCAGGAATAGTTTACTGTATCAGTCGCAAAACCGTCGATAAAGTTGCCGAACAGTTACAAAAAGATGGTATTGATGCCCTACCCTATCATGCGGGTATGGAGGATCGGGAAAGAAGCCAAAATCAAACCCGTTTTATTCGGGATGATGTGCAGATTATGGTGGCGACAATTGCCTTCGGTATGGGGATTAATAAACCCGATGTGCGCTTTGTCGTTCATTATGATTTACCCCGCAATTTAGAGGGATATTATCAAGAATCTGGCCGCGCCGGTAGGGACGGAGAACCGGCTAAATGTACCCTCTTTTTTAGCTTTGCCGATGCCAGAAAAATTGAGTATTTTATTAACCAAAAAACCGAGCAAAATGAACAACAGAAAGCTCGTCAACAATTGCGACAGGTGTTAGATTATGCTGAAGGGACTGAATGTAGAAGATCGAGCGTACTAGGTTACTTTGGAGAAAGTTTTGCGGGTAACTGTGGTAACTGTGATAACTGTCGGAATGGAACAAATAACCAGGATTGGACGATCGAAGCACAAAAATTTTTATCCTGTGTGGCCCGGACGGGACAGAAATTCGGTATGATGCACATAATCAACGTGCTGAGGGGAGGAAAAGGTGAAAGAATCACCCAATATCAACATCATTTATTATCCACTTATGGCATCGGTAAAGATAAAACTCTCGGGGAGTGGAAACGTTTAAGTCGTTCCCTTGTCCAGCAAAATCTACTGGTAGAAACAGAAGACGATTTTAGAATCTTGAAACTTAATCAACATAGTTGGGAAGTGATGCGGAAAGAACGTTCTGTGTTTATTGCCGTCCCCCAAAAAGCTAACGGTCCAATCTTGGGAGACGACAATCCCAATACGGTGGAAAGTGATTTATTATTCGAGCGCTTGCGGCAACTGCGGAAAAAAATTGCCGATAGTCAAGGGGTTCCTCCCTACGTTATTTTCCATGATTCTAGTCTGCGTTTGATGGCCCAATCAAAACCTCGAAGTTTAGGACAGTTTCGTCAAATTTCTGGAGTAGTACAAAGCAAAGTTCAACAGTATGGGGATATATTTATAGCGGCAATTAATGATTTTTGTCAGGATAGTCTTCCCTCTACTCAATTCCTCACTCTCCAATACTATCAAGATGGGTTGACTGTGGAAGAAATCGCTCGCAAAAGAAGCTTAAAAGTCTCAACCATCTATGAACATTTAGCTAAATTGCTGGAAGCAGGTTACGAAATTGATATTAATCAGTTAGTCTCTAAAAATAAACAGGAATATATTCGTTTAGCGATCAAAAAAGTGGGCGATCAATCCCTGAAAACTCTCAAAGAAAATCTGGGAGATAATTATAGTTATGAGGAAATTAAATTAGTTGTTGCTTGGCAAAGACGACTTTAA
- a CDS encoding DNA cytosine methyltransferase, which produces MKQQIIDLFSGAGGLTTGFHLAGFESICAIDVNAKALATYQHNYPKTRTFQEDIRKVNPSELRLYLGLQREELTALIGGPPCQGFSRNIPAGYRYLNDSRNHLYKSFLEFVQEFRPLHVVMENVPEILKAYGGIIRDEIVAQLESWGYQVVTTSLNAAYYGVPQTRSRAFFLASLERLPSLPQATHSGDIRSDYKAVKSWTQLTLLEPNIAPVTTVKDAIGDLPPLEAGQAYDHEIYTREPETIYQQKMREQSQKIVNHIARALTPIQMSRVQILAEGQDARDLPAELAPKKHYSGAYGRLSWDKPARTITRWFFHPGSGRFFHPTQNRTITIREAARLHSYPDHFHFLGTYTDMASQIGESVPPLLGKVVADSMGQNLEY; this is translated from the coding sequence ATGAAACAACAAATTATCGACTTATTTTCTGGTGCGGGCGGATTGACCACGGGATTTCATTTAGCCGGGTTTGAATCTATCTGTGCAATTGATGTAAATGCGAAAGCATTAGCAACCTATCAACATAATTATCCTAAAACACGCACTTTTCAGGAAGACATCCGCAAAGTTAATCCATCAGAACTGCGCTTATACTTAGGTTTACAAAGAGAAGAATTAACCGCCCTTATCGGGGGTCCACCCTGTCAAGGATTTTCACGAAATATCCCAGCTGGATATCGCTATCTTAATGATTCTCGCAATCATTTATATAAGTCTTTCTTAGAATTTGTTCAAGAGTTTCGTCCTCTTCATGTAGTCATGGAAAATGTTCCTGAAATTTTGAAAGCTTATGGCGGTATCATCAGAGATGAAATTGTAGCACAGTTAGAATCTTGGGGTTATCAAGTAGTTACTACCTCCCTAAACGCCGCTTATTATGGAGTGCCACAAACTCGCTCAAGAGCCTTTTTTTTAGCTAGTCTAGAGCGTTTACCATCCCTTCCCCAAGCAACTCATTCTGGTGATATCAGAAGTGATTATAAAGCTGTAAAATCTTGGACACAGCTTACCTTACTAGAACCAAATATTGCCCCAGTTACTACTGTTAAAGATGCCATTGGTGATTTACCTCCTTTAGAAGCAGGACAAGCTTATGATCACGAAATTTATACTAGGGAACCCGAGACCATATATCAACAGAAGATGCGTGAGCAAAGTCAAAAAATTGTTAATCATATTGCCCGTGCTTTAACACCAATTCAAATGTCAAGAGTGCAAATTTTGGCGGAAGGACAAGATGCGAGAGATTTACCTGCTGAATTAGCACCGAAAAAACACTATAGCGGGGCCTATGGTCGACTTTCTTGGGATAAACCAGCAAGAACAATTACAAGGTGGTTTTTTCATCCCGGTTCTGGCAGATTTTTTCATCCGACCCAGAATCGGACAATCACAATTCGTGAAGCAGCAAGATTACATTCTTATCCCGATCATTTTCACTTTTTAGGGACTTATACTGATATGGCCTCTCAAATTGGAGAATCTGTGCCACCACTGTTAGGCAAAGTGGTAGCAGACTCTATGGGACAAAATCTTGAGTATTAG
- a CDS encoding helix-turn-helix domain-containing protein: MQSGQLEQILGRELQRYRQEKGWSQEYLAEITGLHRTYISQLERGLKSPSVRVLSHITNALGLRMSEFLYSVEESLSVNERRD; this comes from the coding sequence ATGCAATCTGGTCAACTAGAGCAAATTTTAGGACGAGAGCTACAGCGTTATCGCCAAGAAAAAGGGTGGTCGCAAGAGTATTTGGCGGAAATAACAGGTCTGCATAGAACTTACATCAGTCAACTAGAGCGAGGATTAAAAAGTCCATCAGTGAGAGTGCTTAGTCATATTACTAATGCTTTAGGTCTGAGGATGAGTGAATTTTTGTATTCCGTAGAGGAATCCCTAAGTGTTAACGAACGACGAGACTAA
- a CDS encoding ATP-binding protein, with protein sequence MVYSSYQLSVNRPGIAPEYQGKIFERDQTENTDIGLSIVKKILDNQGERIWIESRSGEGASFYFTWHKNSPS encoded by the coding sequence GTGGTTTATAGCAGTTATCAGTTATCAGTTAATAGACCGGGTATCGCTCCCGAATATCAAGGAAAAATTTTTGAGCGAGATCAAACCGAAAATACAGACATAGGTCTATCAATTGTCAAAAAAATTCTTGATAATCAAGGAGAGAGAATTTGGATAGAATCCCGCTCAGGTGAAGGGGCAAGTTTTTATTTTACTTGGCATAAAAATTCTCCTAGTTAG